One Gordonia mangrovi genomic region harbors:
- a CDS encoding DEAD/DEAH box helicase: MGRDDRARIKALAHTASELIKQAEELRKVRRQVGELGAAADAELRQRVVDLEFDSEQIKVLPLRPGDVDLLASIEKARQLRMLSASDRSLIDSLSPDVERAVDDARGSVGARRIFMSKEKREAGRQAGEFLERYLEWAEVEKVSDRLPSLIVTATESSSLGDVRSAFTDWLSKPREIRAWGDVTVIDGAPATGLGSAVTTIKRVADAENQARADALEAGNTVRHVETEKLISDMPVERLKDATRDRLRVNALTDAGITTVAQVMEHGEVLEGLPGVGQTTATRMRGAAQTLWQTTYEEMPVRIDINSRTSHGTNLLKALGSWRALRAGQPTARETELLQPMAALAASALDTPLLLAVFAKRDSYTADHLVQDMHAVKTRAQSISAATNTVTDPWDGFMEHPADYFALLSELGLLTEDENSIFGDLPTEVIEAVRQQELDGKHLRASLRGYQSFGARFALVQKKVIIGDEMGLGKTIESIAVLTHLRARGSHHALVICPAAVVTNWMREVAAKSTLRPHRLHGSQRESALRQWSRTGGVAVTTFETLAWLSSEDFSTDGIGCVIVDEAHYIKNPHAQRSLRTVKIINDLPRAMLLTGTPLENRLDEFRNLVEYVRPDLAIDATELSPRRFRQQVAPAYLRRNQEDVLTELPELVEVEEWLPLSAEDMNAYRAAVSEGNFMAMRQAAMTQGKKSQKMARLLDLIEEAESNERRVIVFSHFRSVLDEVVRALPGKVFGPLTGSVPAARRQEMVDKFSAAGHGAVLVSQIVAGGVGLNIQAASVVVICEPQLKPTTEWQAIARARRMGQLESVQVHRLLTEEGVDLRVTEILARKRELFEDFARVSDIADSAPEAVDISEAELAREVIAEERERLFTKERSARDAVV, from the coding sequence ATGGGACGAGACGATCGGGCGCGCATCAAAGCACTCGCACACACGGCTTCGGAGCTGATCAAGCAGGCTGAGGAACTGCGCAAAGTCCGGAGGCAGGTAGGGGAGTTGGGCGCGGCGGCCGACGCGGAGCTCCGGCAACGCGTCGTGGACCTCGAGTTTGACAGCGAGCAGATCAAAGTTTTGCCCCTTCGCCCCGGCGACGTCGATCTCCTGGCGAGCATCGAGAAGGCTCGACAGCTCAGGATGCTATCGGCCAGCGACCGTTCGTTGATTGACAGTCTTTCCCCAGACGTTGAACGTGCCGTCGACGATGCTCGTGGTTCTGTCGGGGCCCGCCGAATCTTTATGAGTAAAGAGAAACGAGAAGCAGGCCGCCAAGCTGGCGAGTTTCTCGAGCGATACCTGGAGTGGGCCGAGGTGGAGAAGGTATCTGACCGGCTGCCCAGTCTGATCGTGACAGCCACGGAAAGCAGCTCGCTGGGTGACGTCCGCTCGGCGTTTACTGACTGGCTATCGAAACCGCGGGAAATCCGAGCTTGGGGTGACGTAACTGTGATCGACGGTGCGCCAGCAACAGGACTCGGCAGCGCAGTGACGACGATCAAACGTGTCGCGGACGCCGAGAACCAAGCCAGGGCCGACGCACTCGAAGCCGGCAACACCGTTCGGCACGTTGAAACTGAGAAACTCATCAGCGACATGCCCGTGGAGAGGCTCAAGGACGCCACACGAGACCGGCTGCGCGTTAACGCTTTGACGGACGCAGGCATCACGACCGTGGCACAGGTGATGGAGCACGGCGAGGTACTCGAAGGCCTGCCGGGCGTCGGACAGACCACCGCCACACGTATGCGCGGGGCTGCTCAGACCCTCTGGCAGACCACTTACGAGGAGATGCCGGTCCGGATCGACATCAATAGCCGAACCTCGCACGGCACGAACCTGCTGAAAGCGCTGGGCAGCTGGAGGGCCTTGCGCGCCGGGCAGCCAACAGCGCGGGAAACCGAGCTGTTGCAGCCCATGGCTGCGCTCGCCGCGTCGGCGTTGGACACGCCGTTGTTGCTTGCAGTCTTCGCTAAGCGCGACTCCTACACAGCGGACCACCTCGTGCAGGACATGCACGCGGTCAAGACTCGCGCGCAGTCAATCAGTGCGGCCACGAATACGGTCACAGACCCGTGGGACGGCTTCATGGAGCATCCTGCCGACTACTTCGCGCTGCTGTCCGAACTCGGCCTGTTGACTGAGGACGAGAACAGCATCTTCGGTGATCTCCCCACGGAGGTTATTGAAGCGGTGCGCCAACAGGAGCTTGACGGAAAGCACCTCAGGGCGTCGTTGCGTGGGTACCAGAGCTTCGGCGCCCGATTCGCGCTCGTGCAGAAGAAAGTGATTATCGGCGACGAGATGGGTCTCGGTAAGACAATCGAGTCGATCGCAGTCCTGACGCACTTGCGCGCCAGAGGCTCCCATCACGCACTTGTCATCTGTCCGGCTGCCGTCGTCACAAACTGGATGCGCGAGGTGGCCGCAAAGTCGACTCTACGTCCGCACCGGCTTCACGGATCTCAGAGGGAAAGCGCACTACGCCAATGGTCGCGAACCGGTGGAGTTGCTGTGACCACCTTCGAGACGCTCGCGTGGTTGAGCAGTGAAGATTTCTCGACGGATGGCATCGGATGCGTCATCGTCGACGAGGCGCACTACATCAAGAATCCGCATGCACAGCGCTCGCTACGCACGGTGAAGATCATTAACGACCTTCCTCGCGCAATGCTGCTGACAGGCACGCCGCTCGAAAACCGGCTTGATGAGTTCCGCAACCTTGTCGAGTACGTACGACCAGATCTCGCCATCGATGCGACCGAGTTGTCCCCCCGGCGGTTTCGCCAGCAAGTCGCACCTGCCTATCTGCGTCGCAACCAGGAAGACGTCCTCACCGAGCTCCCGGAACTGGTCGAGGTCGAAGAATGGTTGCCCCTATCGGCCGAGGACATGAACGCCTATCGCGCGGCAGTGTCAGAAGGAAACTTCATGGCCATGCGGCAAGCCGCGATGACGCAAGGCAAGAAATCGCAGAAGATGGCCCGGCTGCTCGACCTGATCGAAGAAGCGGAGTCAAACGAACGCCGCGTGATCGTGTTCTCCCACTTCCGTTCCGTCCTCGACGAAGTTGTGCGGGCACTGCCTGGCAAGGTATTCGGACCGCTGACCGGGTCGGTACCGGCTGCTCGGCGACAGGAAATGGTGGACAAGTTCTCGGCCGCCGGACACGGCGCGGTGCTGGTGTCCCAGATCGTCGCCGGCGGTGTGGGCCTCAACATCCAGGCCGCGTCCGTGGTGGTCATCTGCGAACCCCAGCTCAAGCCGACTACCGAATGGCAGGCCATTGCCCGCGCGCGACGGATGGGCCAACTCGAGTCGGTCCAGGTTCACCGCCTCCTCACCGAGGAAGGCGTCGATCTCCGCGTTACCGAGATCCTCGCGCGCAAGAGGGAACTGTTCGAAGACTTCGCAAGGGTCAGCGACATCGCGGACAGCGCGCCGGAAGCTGTCGACATCTCCGAGGCGGAACTCGCGCGGGAGGTTATTGCGGAGGAGCGGGAGAGGCTGTTCACCAAGGAGCGGTCAGCACGTGACGCGGTCGTGTAG